In Aegilops tauschii subsp. strangulata cultivar AL8/78 chromosome 3, Aet v6.0, whole genome shotgun sequence, one genomic interval encodes:
- the LOC109748981 gene encoding 4-hydroxyphenylacetaldehyde oxime monooxygenase-like, which produces MAISLASELLSLPQQWQLILLPLLPILLALIFLTRRPSYKGLRLPPGPAQVPILGNLHQLGLLPHRSLRDLARRHGPVMQLQLGTVTTVVVSSAQAAREVMKTHDEDCCTRPVSPGMKRLSYGLNNVGFAPYGAYWHAMRKFLVVELFGARHVKAAWHARQHQVEKLMSTLSILAGEPVPLKEHIFSLADGIIGMLGFGDMYNSDKFPHHKNLEHVLEEATHAQASFSAEDYFPNIIGRLVDRITGLAARHERIFKQLDTFFEIIIEQHLDPRRVEPHNGDLVDRLIGLWKDNSGTLCITRDHVKGIIFGTFIGGSDTASVTILWAMAELIRKPPLLKKVQDEIRAVVGSNERVQPDDLAKLGYLKMVVKETLRLHPPATMLLPREAMRDIQIGGYDVPAKTRIYVNAWAIGRDPASWPDDPEEFKPKRFKESKVDFKGAHFELTPFGAGRRICPALSMSMATVEFTLANLLYCFDWALPKGAVLSMEEEGKLIPLLKTPLVLVPTPYRNMEAQWGVT; this is translated from the exons ATGGCCATCTCACTCGCCTCGGAGCTCCTCTCCCTGCCGCAACAATGGCAGCTcatcctcctccccctcctccccatCCTCCTCGCACTCATCTTCTTGACAAGGAGACCGAGCTACAAAGGGCTCAGGCTGCCGCCGGGCCCAGCCCAGGTGCCGATCTTGGGGAACCTGCACCAGCTAGGCCTGCTACCGCACCGGAGCTTAAGGGATCTGGCGCGGCGGCACGGGCCAGTGATGCAGCTGCAGCTCGGCACGGTGACGACCGTGGTCGTGTCGTCGGCACAGGCGGCGCGGGAGGTGATGAAGACCCATGACGAGGATTGTTGTACCCGGCCCGTGTCTCCAGGGATGAAACGGCTGTCCTACGGCCTCAACAACGTCGGGTTCGCGCCGTACGGCGCCTACTGGCACGCGATGCGCAAGTTCCTCGTCGTCGAACTCTTTGGCGCGCGCCACGTCAAGGCCGCATGGCACGCACGCCAGCACCAG GTGGAGAAACTGATGAGCACCTTGAGCATCTTGGCCGGAGAGCCGGTACCGCTCAAGGAGCACATCTTCAGCCTTGCCGACGGCATCATCGGCATGCTGGGGTTTGGCGACATGTACAACAGTGACAAGTTCCCACACCACAAGAACTTGGAGCACGTGCTCGAGGAGGCCACACACGCGCAGGCCAGCTTCTCCGCTGAGGACTACTTCCCCAACATCATTGGACGCCTAGTCGACCGAATCACCGGCCTCGCCGCTCGCCATGAGAGGATCTTCAAGCAGCTTGATACCTTCTTCGAGATCATCATTGAGCAGCATCTTGACCCTCGGCGCGTCGAGCCTCATAATGGTGACCTCGTCGACCGCCTTATCGGCCTTTGGAAGGACAATAGTGGCACCCTCTGCATCACGAGAGACCACGTCAAGGGCATCATCTTT GGCACGTTCATTGGTGGATCGGACACGGCCTCGGTGACGATCCTATGGGCGATGGCGGAGCTGATCCGGAAGCCGCCACTGCTGAAGAAAGTGCAAGATGAAATCAGGGCCGTGGTGGGCAGCAACGAGAGGGTGCAGCCAGATGACCTGGCCAAGCTGGGgtacctcaagatggtggtgaaggagACCCTACGGCTGCACCCACCAGCGACGATGTTGCTGCCAAGGGAGGCCATGCGGGACATCCAGATTGGCGGCTACGACGTGCCAGCCAAGACGCGGATCTATGTGAACGCGTGGGCCATTGGCAGGGACCCAGCAAGCTGGCCTGATGATCCGGAGGAGTTCAAGCCAAAGAGGTTCAAGGAGAGCAAGGTAGACTTCAAGGGTGCACATTTTGAGCTAACGCCAtttggcgcggggcggcggataTGCCCTGCGCTGTCTATGAGCATGGCTACCGTGGAGTTCACGCTGGCCAACCTGTTGTACTGTTTTGACTGGGCGCTCCCAAAGGGGGCCGTACTGAGCATGGAGGAGGAAGGCAAGCTTATCCCCCTCCTCAAGACCCCGCTCGTGTTGGTGCCCACCCCATACCGGAACATGGAAGCACAGTGGGGCGTGACATGA